The following are encoded together in the Pseudomonas sediminis genome:
- a CDS encoding MarC family protein, with amino-acid sequence MDIFSIAALIFLVTDPFGNIAIYIAALKNVEPRRRIWIAARELLFALGLLLLFLTFGDKFLTSLGLSREATAIAGGIILFVIAMRLIFPSPQGLLGDVPDGEPMLVPLATPAVAGPSALAVLMTLRNTHTGPLWELYLALILAWAATAFILLQASFLQRFLGNRGLMAVERLMGMLLIMLSVDMLLDNLQSVFGHA; translated from the coding sequence ATGGACATTTTCAGCATCGCCGCGCTGATCTTTCTGGTCACCGACCCTTTCGGCAATATCGCCATCTACATCGCCGCGCTGAAGAACGTCGAGCCTCGTCGACGCATCTGGATTGCCGCGCGCGAACTGCTGTTCGCCCTTGGCCTGCTGCTGCTGTTCCTCACCTTTGGTGACAAATTCCTCACCAGCCTCGGGCTCTCGCGCGAGGCAACGGCCATCGCCGGCGGTATCATCCTGTTCGTCATCGCCATGCGCCTGATCTTTCCCAGCCCGCAGGGCCTGCTCGGTGACGTGCCGGACGGTGAACCGATGCTGGTGCCGCTGGCGACGCCTGCGGTGGCAGGGCCTTCGGCACTCGCGGTGCTGATGACCCTGCGCAACACCCACACCGGGCCGCTCTGGGAGCTTTATCTGGCCTTGATCCTGGCCTGGGCGGCGACGGCATTCATTCTGCTGCAGGCTTCGTTCCTGCAGCGGTTCCTAGGTAACCGCGGGTTGATGGCAGTGGAACGTCTGATGGGGATGCTGCTGATCATGCTCAGCGTCGACATGCTGCTGGACAACCTGCAAAGCGTATTCGGTCACGCATGA
- a CDS encoding c-type cytochrome: MKKMLLAAAVMMLSFNGYAAQDAQAVYDRACGVCHNGQIPTAPKKGDKAAWEPRLAKGMDALVQSVTNGLNAMPPRGLCMDCSAEDYQAVIKLMTE; encoded by the coding sequence ATGAAGAAAATGCTGCTTGCTGCTGCCGTTATGATGTTGTCGTTCAACGGCTATGCTGCTCAGGATGCGCAAGCTGTGTACGACCGTGCGTGTGGCGTTTGTCACAACGGCCAGATTCCCACGGCGCCCAAGAAGGGCGACAAGGCCGCATGGGAGCCGCGTTTGGCCAAGGGCATGGATGCACTGGTGCAAAGCGTTACCAATGGTTTGAATGCCATGCCGCCGCGCGGCTTGTGCATGGACTGCTCGGCCGAGGATTACCAGGCGGTCATCAAGCTGATGACCGAGTGA
- a CDS encoding response regulator produces the protein MTETDCASAKTILLVEDDDVVRELTAEVLGEFGYRVHALRDGPSALDLLRSGQRVDLLMSDIGLPGMDGRELVETARQLQPTLPVLFASGYDERELLEAVRARDSAAATDSIVKPYDFRLLAQRLGELAG, from the coding sequence ATGACCGAAACCGATTGCGCCAGTGCCAAGACCATCCTGCTGGTCGAAGACGACGATGTCGTGCGCGAGCTCACCGCGGAGGTGCTCGGCGAGTTCGGTTATCGCGTGCACGCCCTGCGTGACGGCCCCAGCGCACTCGATCTGTTGCGCAGCGGGCAGCGGGTCGATCTGTTGATGAGCGATATTGGCTTGCCCGGCATGGACGGGCGCGAACTGGTGGAAACCGCACGCCAGTTGCAGCCGACCCTGCCGGTGCTGTTCGCCAGCGGCTACGACGAACGCGAACTGCTCGAGGCCGTACGAGCTCGCGACAGCGCAGCCGCCACCGACAGCATCGTCAAACCCTATGATTTCAGGTTGCTGGCACAAAGACTGGGCGAACTGGCGGGCTGA
- a CDS encoding thiol:disulfide interchange protein DsbA/DsbL: MRNLIFGAALAISSLFGLTAHAEPVAGQQYVELKSPVPVSKPGKVEVVELFWYGCPHCYQFEATLNPWVEKLPDDVNFVRVPALFGGIWNVHGQAFITLESMKVEHKVHDAVFTAIHQEKKKLASAEEFADFVATQGVDREAFLKTFNSFAVKGQMEKAKKLAMAYQITGVPVMVVGGKYRFDLGSAGGPQQTLQVADHLIAKEREAL; encoded by the coding sequence ATGCGTAACCTGATTTTTGGCGCCGCTCTGGCGATCAGCAGCCTGTTCGGTCTTACTGCTCATGCCGAGCCGGTGGCCGGCCAGCAGTACGTCGAGCTGAAGAGCCCAGTGCCGGTGTCCAAGCCTGGCAAGGTCGAAGTGGTGGAGCTGTTCTGGTATGGCTGCCCGCATTGCTACCAGTTCGAAGCGACCCTCAACCCCTGGGTCGAAAAACTGCCGGATGACGTCAACTTCGTTCGTGTGCCGGCGCTGTTCGGTGGCATCTGGAACGTGCATGGCCAGGCGTTCATCACCCTGGAAAGCATGAAGGTCGAGCACAAGGTGCATGACGCCGTGTTCACCGCTATCCACCAGGAGAAGAAGAAACTGGCCTCGGCTGAAGAGTTTGCCGATTTCGTCGCCACCCAGGGTGTCGATCGCGAAGCCTTCCTCAAGACCTTCAATTCCTTCGCCGTCAAAGGCCAGATGGAAAAGGCCAAGAAACTGGCCATGGCTTACCAGATCACGGGTGTACCGGTGATGGTCGTGGGCGGCAAGTATCGCTTCGACCTGGGCTCGGCCGGTGGTCCGCAGCAGACCCTGCAGGTCGCTGACCACCTGATCGCCAAGGAACGCGAGGCGCTCTAA
- a CDS encoding response regulator, protein MSNESAMDEKGFRRILNRNVGLPLGLGLVGALFFALLIGYLLNVIRWVEHTDQVLNRASEVYKLTLDLETGMRGFLLSGDEDYLAPYEQARGKFRPLTEQLIDMVGDNPTQMQRLERLLALQEQWDLFAQEVIGSRRDGGNFMAEVGRGRGKNLTDGMRRELDTFINSERELRQQRNADVSSTTLWGAGIYLVVSILFSALLALFGRRELMSLSQTYSQAMARQAEYGEEQRRRAWLGGGQTLLSERLLGQPQVQELADRSLEFLAEYLNCVVAALYLRDAHTGDLRRVAGYGFSKDASLKEQFYKGEGLVGQAARGRRLVCLDDLPADYIKVASSLGEGQPVSVALVPLQSEDSVNGVIELAFMRKLDPREREFLEAIAGSVGMALEAARYRQRLQEVLGQTQQLNEELQTQQEELRAANEELEQQARVLKESQAHLETQQAELEQTNEKLSEQAQTLADQRDELDQRNTTLGRIQAQLEERAEELQRASRYKSEFLANMSHELRTPLNSSLILAKLLAENGKGNLDDEQVKFAESIYSAGNDLLNLINDILDIAKVEAGKLEVRPERTPLASMLESLRDVFVLLAGERGLSFQIEEQGELPEVLFTDRQRAEQILRNLLSNAFKFTDRGGVTLSVSRQDDHYLAFAVRDTGIGIAADQQEAIFEAFRQADGTTNRRYSGTGLGLSISRDLAGLLGGSITVSSVPGEGSTFTLLLPERMVEDAVQSKPMPQVSAPLPVPATAASPAAAAPMPRTPAPFADDREQLDERGGRRVLVVEDEVRFARILFDLAHELGYACLVATCADEGLELARQYRPDAILLDMRLPDGSGLSVLQRLKDDAQTRHIPVHVVSVEDQSEAALHLGAVGYAFKPTSRDQLKEVFGKLEAKLNQQVKRVLLVEDDPLQRDSVARLIGDEDIEITAVALAGEALEKLRTTVFDCMIIDLKLPDMLGNELLRRMAEEDICSFPPVIVYTGRNLTRDEEAELLKYSRSIIIKGARSPERLLDEVTLFLHKVEAELSSEHQRMLKTARSRDKLFEGRRLLLVDDDVRNIFALSSALEQKGASVEVARNGHEALAKLREHEDIDLVLMDVMMPEMDGYEATRQIRLEERWKNLPIIAVTAKAMKDDQERCRQVGANDYLAKPIDLDRLFSLIRVWMPKLERL, encoded by the coding sequence ATGTCGAATGAGTCCGCAATGGACGAAAAAGGTTTTCGCCGAATTCTCAATCGTAACGTCGGGCTACCGCTCGGCCTGGGTCTGGTCGGCGCCCTGTTCTTTGCGCTGTTGATCGGTTACCTGCTCAATGTGATTCGCTGGGTCGAGCACACCGACCAGGTGCTGAACCGGGCCAGCGAGGTGTACAAGCTGACCCTGGATCTGGAAACCGGCATGCGCGGGTTCCTGCTCAGTGGCGACGAGGACTACCTCGCCCCCTATGAACAGGCGCGCGGCAAATTTCGTCCGCTGACCGAGCAGCTCATCGACATGGTCGGTGACAACCCGACACAGATGCAGCGGCTCGAACGCCTCTTGGCATTGCAGGAGCAGTGGGACCTGTTCGCTCAGGAAGTCATCGGCAGTCGTCGCGATGGCGGCAATTTCATGGCCGAGGTGGGACGAGGGCGCGGCAAGAACCTCACCGATGGCATGCGCCGCGAGCTCGACACCTTCATCAACAGCGAGCGAGAGCTGCGTCAGCAACGCAATGCCGATGTCAGCAGCACCACGCTCTGGGGCGCCGGCATCTACCTGGTGGTGAGCATCCTGTTCAGCGCCTTGTTGGCGCTGTTTGGTCGTCGTGAGCTGATGAGTCTCTCGCAGACTTACTCCCAGGCCATGGCCAGACAAGCCGAGTACGGCGAGGAGCAACGACGTCGCGCCTGGCTGGGTGGCGGCCAGACCCTGCTGTCGGAGCGCCTGCTCGGTCAGCCTCAGGTGCAGGAACTGGCTGACCGCTCCCTCGAGTTTCTCGCCGAGTATCTCAACTGCGTGGTCGCCGCCCTGTACCTGCGTGATGCCCACACGGGTGATCTGCGACGGGTTGCCGGCTATGGCTTCAGCAAGGACGCCAGCCTCAAGGAGCAGTTCTACAAAGGTGAGGGGCTGGTTGGCCAGGCTGCCCGAGGCCGTCGTCTGGTGTGCCTGGATGACTTGCCGGCGGATTACATCAAGGTGGCTTCGAGTCTCGGCGAGGGGCAGCCTGTCAGCGTTGCCCTGGTACCGCTGCAGTCCGAAGACAGTGTCAACGGCGTGATCGAGCTGGCGTTCATGCGCAAGCTCGATCCGCGTGAGCGCGAGTTCCTCGAAGCCATCGCCGGCAGCGTCGGTATGGCCCTGGAGGCCGCGCGTTATCGTCAGCGCCTGCAAGAGGTGCTCGGCCAGACCCAGCAGCTCAACGAGGAGTTGCAGACCCAGCAGGAAGAACTGCGTGCCGCCAACGAGGAGTTGGAGCAGCAGGCGCGGGTGCTCAAGGAATCCCAGGCGCACTTGGAAACCCAGCAGGCCGAGCTGGAGCAGACCAATGAGAAACTCTCCGAGCAGGCGCAGACGCTGGCTGACCAGCGCGACGAGCTGGACCAGCGCAATACCACGCTCGGCCGCATCCAGGCGCAGCTCGAAGAGCGTGCCGAAGAGCTGCAACGTGCCAGCCGCTACAAGTCCGAATTCCTCGCCAACATGAGCCATGAGCTGCGCACGCCGCTCAACAGCTCGCTGATCCTGGCCAAGCTGCTGGCGGAGAACGGCAAAGGCAATCTCGACGACGAACAGGTCAAGTTCGCCGAATCGATCTACTCGGCCGGCAATGACCTGCTCAACCTGATCAATGACATCCTCGACATCGCCAAGGTCGAGGCCGGCAAGCTCGAGGTGCGCCCTGAACGCACGCCGTTGGCCAGCATGCTGGAGAGCCTGCGCGATGTGTTCGTGCTCCTGGCTGGTGAGCGCGGCCTGAGCTTCCAGATCGAGGAGCAGGGCGAGCTGCCCGAGGTGCTGTTCACCGACCGCCAGCGCGCCGAGCAGATCCTGCGCAACCTGCTGTCCAACGCCTTCAAGTTCACCGATCGCGGCGGCGTGACCCTCAGCGTGTCGCGTCAGGATGATCATTACCTGGCCTTCGCCGTACGCGACACCGGCATCGGCATCGCGGCGGATCAACAAGAAGCGATCTTCGAGGCCTTCCGCCAGGCCGATGGCACCACCAACCGCCGCTATAGCGGCACCGGTCTGGGGCTTTCCATCTCGCGTGATCTGGCGGGGCTGCTCGGTGGCTCGATCACCGTCAGCAGCGTGCCGGGCGAGGGCAGTACCTTCACCCTGCTGCTGCCCGAACGGATGGTCGAAGACGCCGTTCAGAGCAAGCCAATGCCGCAGGTCTCGGCACCGCTGCCGGTGCCGGCGACGGCAGCTAGTCCCGCTGCTGCTGCGCCAATGCCGCGGACTCCGGCGCCTTTCGCCGATGATCGCGAGCAGCTCGACGAGCGCGGCGGCCGTCGTGTGCTGGTGGTGGAGGATGAAGTGCGCTTCGCCCGTATCCTCTTCGATCTGGCGCATGAGCTGGGCTACGCCTGCCTGGTCGCCACCTGCGCCGACGAAGGCCTGGAGCTGGCGCGGCAGTACCGCCCCGACGCCATCCTGCTCGACATGCGTCTGCCCGATGGTTCCGGCCTCAGCGTGCTGCAGCGCCTCAAGGACGATGCGCAGACTCGCCATATTCCGGTGCACGTGGTCTCGGTCGAGGACCAGAGCGAGGCTGCCCTGCACCTCGGCGCAGTCGGTTATGCATTCAAGCCCACCAGCCGCGACCAACTCAAGGAAGTCTTCGGCAAGCTGGAGGCCAAGCTCAACCAGCAGGTGAAACGCGTCCTGCTGGTTGAGGACGACCCGTTGCAGCGCGACAGCGTGGCCCGCCTGATCGGCGACGAAGACATCGAGATCACCGCCGTGGCCCTGGCCGGCGAAGCGCTGGAGAAACTGCGCACGACCGTCTTCGACTGCATGATCATCGACCTCAAGTTGCCTGACATGCTTGGCAACGAGCTGCTGCGACGCATGGCCGAGGAGGATATCTGCTCCTTCCCGCCGGTGATCGTCTACACCGGGCGCAACCTGACCCGCGACGAGGAAGCCGAGCTGCTCAAGTATTCGCGCTCGATCATCATCAAGGGCGCACGCTCGCCGGAGCGGCTGCTGGACGAGGTCACCCTGTTCCTGCACAAGGTCGAGGCCGAGCTGTCCAGCGAGCATCAACGTATGCTCAAGACGGCGCGCAGCCGCGACAAACTGTTCGAGGGCCGCCGCCTGCTGCTGGTCGATGACGACGTGCGCAACATCTTCGCCCTGTCCAGCGCGCTGGAGCAGAAGGGGGCCTCGGTGGAAGTGGCGCGCAACGGCCATGAGGCGCTGGCCAAGCTGCGCGAGCACGAGGACATCGACCTTGTACTGATGGACGTGATGATGCCGGAGATGGACGGCTACGAAGCCACCCGGCAGATTCGCCTGGAAGAACGCTGGAAAAACCTGCCGATCATTGCGGTGACGGCCAAGGCGATGAAGGATGACCAGGAGCGCTGCCGTCAGGTCGGTGCCAACGATTACCTGGCCAAACCCATCGACCTGGATCGCCTGTTCTCCCTGATCCGTGTGTGGATGCCCAAGCTGGAGCGTCTGTGA
- a CDS encoding GGDEF domain-containing protein, protein MSDDAQRWKEKYLSSLEQQEKLDRRWELRLDLLRRGLVRSSLAAEGADKAVDQCMQEMREILRRDDMDAALGGLIPRLEKAVLDSEQRRQQRAGEAATALAGLIEQLQRLQPPREVRKALKSLGKQLQDATSHQYLLPALLSQLSNLQGQALTVLQTPVQEQPGLLQRLFGSRGESSEEIANTAPAPKSEPEVKPATVSESAERTPAVLMPASEPAAVATLAKRKHQANDAAPMLDSLPLPPGLVPPEDAGDSPFSLPGSEPGYSAVAPHIAGSLRSLLDELELPARHQPQGDALRQRLEGNLNWYELVPVLDDLAVLVLAVTDSGHREFAGYLKQLNERLAAFISTLSEAHEGYTASVESTRHFNQQLRDQVSDLQNSVQEAADLDALKQALEQRLEGLLQSVSNHQRQRDSGEDDVAERLQGLVKRVAEMELEAQQFRQHIEEQRQKSLLDPLTGLPNRAAWSERLDLETARRQRYGGQLLMAVLDIDHFKRINDGYGHLAGDRVLKIIAGELHKRLRKTDFIARFGGEEFVLLIPGTPLDGGVQLLETLRAAVEACPFHFKGEPVTITLSAGIAEFRNDEATEDTFERADQALYRAKGAGRNRVEQA, encoded by the coding sequence ATGAGCGATGACGCGCAGCGCTGGAAAGAAAAGTACCTGAGCAGCCTGGAACAGCAGGAGAAGCTCGACCGCCGTTGGGAGTTGCGCCTGGATCTGCTGCGCCGGGGGCTGGTGCGCAGCAGCCTGGCCGCCGAGGGCGCGGACAAGGCGGTCGATCAGTGCATGCAGGAAATGCGCGAAATTCTTCGCCGCGACGATATGGACGCTGCATTGGGCGGCCTTATCCCGCGTCTGGAAAAGGCCGTGCTGGATTCCGAGCAGCGCCGTCAGCAGCGTGCCGGCGAGGCCGCCACGGCATTGGCGGGCCTGATCGAACAGTTGCAACGTCTGCAGCCGCCGCGTGAGGTACGCAAGGCACTCAAGTCACTCGGCAAACAACTGCAGGACGCCACCAGCCACCAGTATCTGTTGCCCGCATTGCTCAGCCAACTGAGCAACCTGCAAGGGCAGGCGCTGACCGTTCTGCAAACCCCGGTGCAGGAGCAACCCGGCTTGCTGCAGCGCCTCTTCGGCTCGCGTGGTGAAAGCAGCGAAGAGATCGCGAACACTGCACCTGCACCTAAATCGGAGCCTGAGGTTAAGCCTGCCACTGTCTCCGAGAGTGCAGAGCGCACGCCAGCGGTCCTCATGCCTGCGAGCGAGCCAGCGGCTGTTGCCACCTTGGCAAAGAGAAAGCATCAGGCCAACGACGCCGCGCCCATGCTCGACAGCCTGCCACTGCCGCCTGGCCTGGTGCCGCCGGAGGATGCAGGCGACAGCCCGTTCTCCCTGCCCGGCAGCGAACCCGGATACAGCGCGGTGGCCCCGCATATCGCCGGCAGCTTGCGCAGCCTGCTCGACGAGCTGGAGTTGCCGGCACGTCATCAGCCGCAAGGTGATGCGCTGCGCCAGCGTCTGGAGGGCAACCTCAACTGGTACGAACTGGTACCCGTGCTGGACGATCTGGCTGTGCTGGTATTGGCAGTCACCGACAGTGGCCATCGTGAGTTCGCCGGTTATCTCAAGCAGCTCAACGAGCGCCTGGCCGCCTTTATCAGCACCCTCAGTGAAGCGCATGAGGGTTATACCGCCTCGGTGGAAAGCACGCGCCACTTCAACCAGCAGTTGCGCGATCAGGTCAGCGACTTGCAGAACAGCGTGCAGGAGGCGGCCGATCTGGACGCGCTCAAGCAAGCGCTGGAGCAGCGTCTGGAGGGCCTGCTGCAGAGCGTCAGCAATCATCAGCGTCAGCGCGACAGTGGTGAGGATGACGTGGCGGAACGGCTGCAGGGCCTGGTCAAGCGTGTCGCTGAAATGGAGCTCGAGGCGCAACAGTTTCGCCAACATATCGAGGAGCAGCGGCAGAAATCGCTGCTCGACCCTCTGACCGGCTTGCCTAATCGCGCGGCCTGGAGCGAGCGCCTCGACCTGGAGACTGCCCGACGCCAGCGCTATGGCGGCCAGTTGCTGATGGCGGTGCTGGATATCGACCACTTCAAGCGGATCAACGATGGCTACGGTCACCTGGCAGGGGATCGAGTGCTGAAGATCATTGCCGGTGAACTGCACAAACGTCTGCGCAAGACCGATTTCATTGCCCGCTTCGGTGGCGAGGAGTTCGTTCTGCTGATTCCAGGCACGCCGCTTGATGGAGGCGTGCAATTGCTGGAAACCCTGCGTGCAGCGGTCGAAGCCTGCCCGTTCCACTTCAAGGGCGAGCCGGTGACCATCACTCTTTCTGCCGGCATTGCAGAGTTTCGCAATGACGAGGCCACCGAGGATACCTTCGAGCGCGCCGATCAGGCGCTATATCGAGCCAAGGGTGCTGGGCGCAACCGCGTTGAACAGGCCTGA
- a CDS encoding DUF3313 domain-containing protein, giving the protein MRYATPLRLGLLAGLLLSGCASQTTQPTQFSGYLADYSQLQPATSATGAPVLRWISPQFRSERYTSVYVEQPSFYPEPMPSDQVSAQTLEQARDYLHQALLRELKDGRLKLVDTPSMDSLVLRSAITGVNVSTEGIKAYEVIPVALVIAAASTAAGTRDRDTEIFIELEALDARTSEPVLRVVRKGHGLTLANSSTQLTLDDLKPVLDVWARDARDFQPGLR; this is encoded by the coding sequence ATGCGTTACGCCACCCCGCTTCGCCTGGGCCTTCTCGCTGGCTTGCTGCTCTCCGGCTGCGCCAGTCAGACCACCCAACCCACGCAGTTCTCCGGCTACCTCGCCGATTACTCCCAGCTCCAGCCTGCCACCTCGGCCACTGGAGCACCGGTGCTACGCTGGATTTCGCCGCAGTTTCGCAGCGAGCGCTACACCTCGGTCTACGTCGAGCAGCCGAGCTTCTACCCCGAACCCATGCCCAGCGATCAAGTCAGCGCCCAGACGCTGGAACAGGCGCGTGACTACCTGCACCAGGCACTGCTGCGCGAGCTCAAGGACGGGCGCCTGAAGCTGGTCGACACGCCAAGCATGGATAGCCTGGTGCTGCGCAGCGCGATCACCGGGGTCAACGTCTCGACCGAGGGGATCAAGGCCTACGAGGTGATCCCCGTGGCCCTGGTGATCGCCGCAGCGAGCACGGCTGCCGGCACCCGTGACCGCGACACCGAGATTTTCATCGAACTGGAAGCACTCGATGCCCGCACCAGTGAACCGGTGCTGCGGGTGGTGCGCAAAGGTCATGGCCTGACGCTGGCCAACAGCAGCACCCAGTTGACCCTGGACGACCTTAAGCCGGTGCTGGATGTCTGGGCACGCGACGCGCGGGACTTCCAACCCGGCCTGCGCTGA
- a CDS encoding c-type cytochrome — translation MNKVLVSLLLTLGLTGVAQAAGDAEAGQGKVAVCGACHGADGNSPAPNFPKLAGQGERYLLKQLHDIKSGARPVVEMTGMLDNLSEQDMADIAAYFSSQKMSVGAADPKLVERGEALFRGGKLEEGMPSCIGCHSPNGAGLAAAGFPHLGGQHAQYVAKQLTDFREGNRTNDGDAMIMRAIAAKLSNKDIEAVSSFIQGLH, via the coding sequence ATGAACAAAGTACTCGTGAGTCTGCTGTTGACCCTGGGCCTCACTGGCGTGGCACAGGCTGCTGGCGATGCCGAAGCCGGTCAGGGCAAAGTCGCTGTCTGTGGTGCCTGTCATGGCGCCGATGGCAACAGCCCTGCACCAAACTTCCCCAAGCTGGCCGGTCAGGGCGAGCGTTACTTGCTCAAGCAGCTGCACGACATCAAGTCCGGTGCCCGTCCGGTGGTCGAAATGACCGGCATGCTGGACAACCTCAGCGAACAGGATATGGCTGACATCGCCGCTTACTTCTCCAGTCAGAAGATGAGCGTTGGTGCCGCCGATCCCAAGTTGGTCGAGCGTGGTGAAGCACTGTTCCGTGGCGGCAAGCTGGAAGAGGGCATGCCATCCTGCATCGGTTGCCATTCGCCCAACGGCGCTGGCCTGGCCGCTGCCGGCTTCCCACACCTGGGCGGCCAGCACGCTCAGTACGTGGCCAAGCAGCTGACTGACTTCCGCGAAGGCAACCGCACCAACGACGGCGACGCGATGATCATGCGCGCCATCGCTGCCAAACTGAGCAACAAGGATATCGAAGCTGTATCCAGCTTCATCCAGGGCCTGCACTGA
- a CDS encoding N-acetylmuramoyl-L-alanine amidase, producing the protein MKSLCLALVLVLLAGCAGSLRIDDSHTATGQNSRVQYVVLHYTSADLQRSLELLTQTEVSSHYLIGDAPPTVYRLVDENRRAWHVGVSEWKGRTWLNSTTIGIELVNQGYYQTPAGRYWQPFAPQQIDTLIVLLKDIVKRHQLPLGSIIAHSDVAPQRKVDPGPLFPWKRLADEGLVPWPNEDAVARQQALFSTSLPNVQWFQEQLAQQGYTVPQHGELDEATRNVIAAFQMKYRPANYDGQPDAETAARLLVLNLQAAG; encoded by the coding sequence ATGAAGTCTCTTTGCCTTGCCCTCGTTCTTGTTCTGCTCGCTGGTTGTGCCGGTAGCCTGCGAATTGACGACAGCCATACCGCAACTGGCCAGAACAGCCGCGTACAGTACGTCGTACTGCACTACACCTCCGCTGATCTGCAGCGTTCGCTCGAGCTGCTGACGCAGACCGAGGTCAGCAGTCACTACCTGATTGGCGATGCGCCACCGACCGTCTACCGCCTGGTGGACGAAAACCGCCGTGCCTGGCACGTCGGGGTCAGCGAGTGGAAAGGGCGCACCTGGCTCAACAGCACCACCATCGGCATCGAGTTGGTCAACCAGGGCTACTACCAGACACCTGCCGGGCGCTATTGGCAGCCGTTCGCCCCGCAGCAGATCGACACCCTGATCGTATTGCTCAAGGACATCGTCAAGCGTCATCAACTACCGTTGGGCTCGATCATTGCGCACAGCGACGTGGCGCCCCAGCGCAAGGTCGATCCGGGCCCGTTGTTCCCCTGGAAGCGTCTGGCCGATGAGGGCCTGGTGCCCTGGCCGAACGAAGACGCGGTGGCGCGTCAGCAGGCGCTGTTCAGCACCAGCTTGCCCAATGTGCAGTGGTTCCAGGAACAACTGGCGCAGCAGGGGTATACGGTGCCGCAGCATGGCGAGCTGGACGAGGCGACGCGCAATGTCATCGCGGCCTTCCAGATGAAGTATCGTCCGGCCAACTACGACGGTCAGCCGGACGCGGAAACCGCAGCGCGCTTGCTGGTGCTCAATCTGCAGGCGGCCGGCTGA
- a CDS encoding endonuclease/exonuclease/phosphatase family protein, with protein sequence MLRRWRKTRAVGLCDPQINPHCSPHADWPADGLLRLLSFNVQVGINTQRYHHYLTRSWQHLLPHAGRAGNLQRIGDLLADFDLVALQEVDGGSLRSGYINQVEYLAQQGAFPFWYQQLNRNLGRFAQHSNGVLSRLRPSLLEDHPLPGPPGRGAIFLRLGEGEHALGVVMMHLALGARTRTRQLAYIRERVSEFRHLVLMGDMNTHAIDLLENSPLRDLGLLAPQVEATFPSWRPQRCLDHILLSSELELGRVDVLSQPISDHLPVAVEIRLPEAQNGAQMPMLKTPSPE encoded by the coding sequence ATGCTGCGCCGCTGGCGAAAGACACGTGCGGTTGGTCTGTGCGATCCACAGATCAACCCGCACTGTTCGCCCCATGCCGACTGGCCAGCTGACGGCCTGTTGCGCTTGCTCAGTTTCAATGTCCAGGTCGGCATCAATACCCAGCGTTATCACCATTACCTGACGCGCAGTTGGCAGCATCTGTTGCCTCACGCCGGGCGTGCCGGCAACCTGCAGCGCATCGGTGATCTGCTCGCCGACTTCGATCTGGTGGCTTTGCAGGAGGTCGATGGCGGCAGCCTGCGTTCTGGCTACATCAATCAGGTCGAGTACCTGGCCCAGCAGGGGGCCTTTCCCTTCTGGTACCAACAGCTCAATCGCAATCTCGGGCGCTTCGCCCAGCACAGCAACGGTGTGCTCAGCCGTTTGCGTCCCTCTCTGCTGGAAGACCATCCGCTCCCCGGCCCGCCTGGGCGTGGTGCGATCTTCCTGCGTTTGGGCGAGGGTGAGCATGCACTGGGTGTAGTGATGATGCATCTGGCGCTGGGAGCTCGCACCCGAACGCGGCAACTGGCCTACATTCGTGAGCGTGTCAGCGAGTTTCGCCACCTGGTGCTGATGGGCGACATGAATACCCATGCCATCGACCTGCTGGAGAACTCCCCGTTGCGCGATCTCGGCCTGCTCGCACCGCAGGTCGAGGCGACTTTCCCCAGCTGGCGCCCGCAGCGCTGTCTCGACCATATCCTGCTCAGCTCGGAGCTTGAACTGGGGCGTGTCGACGTGCTCAGCCAGCCTATTTCCGACCACCTTCCCGTAGCCGTGGAAATCCGCCTGCCGGAAGCACAGAATGGCGCGCAAATGCCTATGCTGAAGACGCCATCTCCCGAGTAA